Proteins from a genomic interval of Macrobrachium nipponense isolate FS-2020 chromosome 28, ASM1510439v2, whole genome shotgun sequence:
- the LOC135201284 gene encoding alpha-(1,3)-fucosyltransferase C-like, which yields MDGRRLLLALSLCGLTVYLLINNWASVMYKRTRQHCSAGNVSQPRKDYVFQDKMFEPLLTIFKQKAAGELTLQNKTFRSGKVPKFLLWARPFWKHYWIPQTSHIRNNLCPLPCKVTFDVEERRSVDAIVIELRGTKDPQTAMEALGPRDPRQPWVMLSLESPPLASPQHRTDVRLYNRFFNRTMTYRRDADVLLPHGFVVSKEDARLLPPSWVKPPILKQEKKKEKKLALVFISKNNDMVHSNRLAYVKKFKEYAPIDVYGKYGNMQCGKSMIVTQEYDSTKDECLKMAGENYLFIFSLENNFCKDYITEKVYNFLYYPIVPVVRGSADYSSYLPPNSYINANEYTPKDLAKKLLFLQQNPEEYQKYFEWKQHYQPSTIGGERTFCHLCARLYDPDIYERNIIEDFEDWFVYQSECWSPVYTEQLRHKERKNSSQGTHKNRKTRRG from the exons ATGGATGGAAGGCGATTGTTGCTGGCGTTAAGTTTATGCGGGTTAACCGTCTACCTCCTAATTAACAACTGGGCGAGTGTCATGTACAAGAGGACACGTCAACATTGCTCTGCTGGCAACG TTTCTCAGCCTAGGAAGGACTACGTGTTTCAAGACAAGATGTTTGAGCCTTTGCTCACCATTTTCAAACAGAAAGCGGCTGGAGAACTCACTCTTCAAAATAAAAC TTTCAGGTCAGGGAAGGTTCCCAAGTTCCTGCTGTGGGCGAGGCCCTTCTGGAAACATTACTGGATTCCTCAGACGTCGCACATCCGGAACAACCTCTGCCCTCTGCCCTGCAAAGTGACTTTCGATGTGGAAGAG AGGAGGAGCGTGGATGCAATAGTTATCGAGCTGAGAGGAACGAAAGATCCCCAGACCGCCATGGAGGCTCTTGGCCCCAGGGATCCTCGCCAGCCATGGGTAATGCTGAGCCTAGAGTCGCCGCCCTTGGCTTCCCCTCAGCACAGGACAGACGTGAGGCTCTATAACAGATTCTTCAACCGGACGATGACTTATCGTCGTGATGCCGATGTCTTACTACCTCATGGATTCGTCGTCAGCAAAGAAGATGCACGATTGCTTCCTCCATCTTGGGTGAAACCCCCAATTTTAAAGcaggagaaaaagaaggaaaagaagttgGCTCTCGTGTTCATCTCTAAAAACAATGATATGGTGCATTCTAACCGTTTGGCATACGTCAAAAAATTCAAGGAATATGCTCCTATTGATGTATATGGGAAATACGGAAATATGCAATGTGGCAAATCAATGATTGTGACTCAAGAATATGACTCTACTAAGGATGAGTGCCTGAAAATGGCTGGAGAGAATTACCTTTTTATCTTttcacttgaaaataatttctgtaaAGATTACATCACTGAAAAAGTCTACAATTTTCTATACTACCCAATAGTCCCTGTGGTTCGCGGATCTGCAGACTACTCCTCGTATTTGCCTCCGAATTCTTACATAAATGCGAACGAATACACTCCCAAGGATCTGGCTAAGAAGTTGCTGTTCTTGCAACAAAATCCTGAG GAGTACCAGAAATATTTTGAATGGAAGCAACACTACCAGCCTTCGACCATTGGAGGAGAAAGAACCTTCTGCCATCTGTGCGCGCGGTTATATGACCCTGATATATACGAGCGCAACATAATTGAAGACTTTGAAGACTGGTTCGTTTACCAGTCTGAGTGTTGGAGTCCTGTGTACACTGAACAACTTCGTCACAAGGAGAGAAAAAATTCAAGTCAGGGAacacataaaaatagaaaaactcgACGAGGGTAG